A genome region from Tolypothrix sp. PCC 7712 includes the following:
- a CDS encoding gamma-glutamylcyclotransferase: MNELNIKFSGIVSVFVYGTLKPGEVNYKRYCAGKVVDVERAIAPGKLFALPMGYPAMTLGDSQVQGYLLSFADSKVLSQLDELEDYQPQRQMSENLYNRQEIEIHNLQGLSLGLAWVYFMSPEQVQQLGGMLQANGWWTGCGLTASDLPSGFANL; encoded by the coding sequence ATGAATGAATTAAACATAAAATTTTCTGGAATTGTGAGCGTTTTTGTTTACGGCACTCTCAAACCAGGGGAAGTTAATTATAAAAGATACTGTGCTGGCAAAGTCGTAGATGTCGAAAGAGCTATAGCCCCAGGTAAACTGTTTGCACTACCAATGGGCTATCCTGCTATGACTCTAGGGGACAGTCAAGTTCAAGGATATTTACTTTCATTTGCCGACTCGAAAGTTTTGAGTCAGCTAGATGAGCTGGAAGATTACCAGCCGCAACGCCAAATGTCAGAAAATCTCTACAATCGCCAGGAGATTGAGATCCACAATCTCCAAGGCTTATCCTTGGGTTTGGCTTGGGTTTATTTTATGTCACCAGAGCAAGTTCAGCAGCTAGGAGGTATGCTGCAAGCCAATGGCTGGTGGACTGGCTGCGGTTTAACTGCCAGCGACCTGCCGTCAGGATTTGCCAATTTATAA
- a CDS encoding L,D-transpeptidase, with protein sequence MIRNVTVTRIIMWLCFGTAILSLAVHWRVMSTGQQFEALASNQNQPKKLPQKDLGATAFGASVLPDESTQRTSRSNKSSTTKFHNTNSGAVNKNVARATDGSQNTRLISPEQKKNSLLSFLPQSFLPQVLAQQESSNSSQWKTGDKHVLVDLSDRRAYVYRSDVVIASYPIAVGKKGWDTPTGSFQVHHMQHNPVWRHPITNKVFAAGPDSPLGDRWIGFWSDGHNEIGFHGTPDTNVLGTAISHGCLRMRNPDVRLLYEQVKVGTSVIVQD encoded by the coding sequence ATGATAAGAAATGTAACTGTAACGCGGATAATTATGTGGCTCTGTTTTGGAACAGCAATCTTATCTCTAGCTGTCCATTGGCGTGTTATGTCTACAGGGCAACAGTTTGAGGCGCTAGCATCGAATCAGAATCAACCGAAAAAATTACCTCAAAAAGATCTAGGAGCTACCGCGTTTGGTGCATCTGTACTTCCTGATGAATCTACTCAGAGGACATCTAGATCTAACAAATCCTCGACAACAAAGTTTCATAATACTAATTCGGGAGCAGTCAATAAAAATGTAGCTAGAGCAACTGATGGCTCCCAAAATACGCGACTGATATCGCCAGAACAAAAAAAGAATTCTCTGTTGTCTTTTCTGCCACAGTCATTTTTACCGCAGGTTTTAGCTCAACAAGAATCATCTAATAGTAGTCAGTGGAAAACTGGCGACAAACATGTGTTAGTTGATTTAAGCGATCGCCGTGCCTATGTTTATCGTTCAGATGTAGTCATCGCCAGTTACCCCATTGCAGTGGGTAAAAAGGGTTGGGATACGCCCACAGGTTCTTTTCAAGTGCATCATATGCAACATAACCCTGTATGGCGGCATCCAATTACTAATAAAGTTTTTGCAGCAGGCCCTGATAGTCCTCTGGGAGACCGATGGATTGGATTTTGGTCAGATGGACATAATGAAATTGGCTTTCACGGTACGCCAGATACTAATGTTTTAGGAACTGCGATTTCTCATGGTTGTTTAAGAATGCGTAATCCTGATGTCCGATTGCTGTATGAGCAAGTGAAGGTAGGGACATCAGTGATTGTTCAAGATTGA
- the devC gene encoding ABC transporter permease DevC — protein sequence MMGILQQLRRRTPLGWLQLSHEKSRLLVALSGIAFADVLMFMQFGFQSALYDSNTRLHRSLLSDIVVIGSQTRNLQRISTFSRRRLYQAMDIPGVKSAEGIYIGTMIWKNPQTRRDTEILVIGFNPDKPTFDLPEVNQQLQAIKQPYTVLFDRGARGEYQQTIAQLEQGKPVKTEIERRTVTISGLFKVGASFGADGTLMTSDENFLRLFPHQPAANISVGLIQLQPGADIQQVVAGLKSHLGNEVKILTHEQFIQFENDFWSRNSPIGFIFNLGVSMGFSVGVILVYQVLSTDVNAHVREYATFKAMGYRNLYLLCVVFEEAVILALLGFIPGTAASLGLYYLTRNATNLPIYMTGIRALQVLLLTIIMCTISGAIATRKLQSADPADMF from the coding sequence ATGATGGGAATTTTGCAACAACTACGACGACGAACACCTTTAGGATGGCTGCAACTGAGTCATGAAAAAAGTCGGCTGCTGGTAGCATTATCAGGCATCGCTTTTGCTGATGTTCTGATGTTTATGCAGTTTGGTTTTCAGAGTGCTTTATATGACAGTAACACCAGACTGCATCGCAGTTTACTTTCAGACATCGTTGTCATTGGTTCCCAAACCCGTAACCTGCAAAGAATATCTACCTTTTCTCGGCGGCGACTTTATCAAGCTATGGATATACCAGGGGTAAAGTCAGCTGAAGGAATTTATATCGGTACAATGATTTGGAAGAATCCCCAAACAAGACGTGACACAGAAATTTTGGTGATTGGGTTCAACCCAGATAAACCAACTTTCGATTTACCGGAAGTTAATCAACAATTACAAGCAATTAAACAACCATATACCGTATTATTCGACCGTGGCGCTAGAGGCGAATATCAACAAACGATTGCCCAACTAGAACAGGGTAAACCTGTGAAGACAGAAATTGAACGCCGAACGGTAACTATTAGTGGTTTATTCAAAGTCGGGGCTTCTTTTGGTGCTGATGGCACTTTAATGACTAGCGATGAGAACTTTCTGCGGCTATTTCCACACCAACCAGCAGCCAATATCAGTGTCGGTTTGATTCAGCTACAACCCGGTGCTGACATTCAACAAGTAGTAGCAGGATTAAAATCCCATCTAGGAAACGAAGTCAAAATCCTGACTCATGAACAATTTATTCAATTTGAAAATGATTTTTGGAGTCGCAACTCCCCAATCGGGTTTATTTTTAATCTCGGTGTCTCGATGGGTTTTTCTGTAGGGGTGATTCTGGTTTATCAAGTCCTATCTACAGATGTGAATGCCCATGTCAGAGAATATGCCACCTTTAAAGCTATGGGTTATCGCAATTTATACTTGCTATGCGTCGTGTTTGAAGAAGCAGTAATTTTGGCTTTATTAGGCTTTATTCCAGGTACAGCAGCCTCGTTAGGGCTTTACTATCTCACCCGCAACGCCACAAATTTACCAATTTACATGACTGGAATCAGAGCTTTACAAGTGCTATTACTCACCATCATCATGTGTACCATTTCCGGTGCGATCGCCACCCGCAAACTCCAATCTGCTGACCCCGCTGATATGTTTTAG
- a CDS encoding M23 family metallopeptidase — MTIENRTNNSQTQWLGFNIKGLTPHRRTANLLTGMFAAIPVALALPVDALQVQVNPNSPKLGDTISVVINVDNPANGNNPTVTSGDKTYPAFEIAPNQYRAFIPTSPLEQAGKRTLRVTGDDQVQNLSVQVQKRTFPVQRINLPPGKAGVEATELELKRVAAFKALQTPEKYWSGPFLQPNKGRVSTIYGVRRYYNGKFADDYYHRGVDYAGAAGSPVVAPAAGKVALVGKVSQGFRVHGNVIGIDHGQGVTSIFMHLSRINVKEGDIVKPGQLIGAVGSTGASTGPHLHWGLYVNGVSIDPTPWRTKVVE; from the coding sequence ATGACTATCGAGAATCGCACTAATAATTCTCAAACTCAGTGGCTTGGTTTTAATATCAAAGGTCTGACACCCCATCGACGAACAGCAAATTTGCTCACGGGGATGTTTGCTGCGATTCCCGTCGCCTTGGCATTGCCTGTCGATGCTTTGCAGGTACAGGTAAATCCTAATAGTCCTAAATTGGGTGACACAATCTCAGTTGTGATTAATGTAGATAATCCCGCCAATGGTAATAATCCCACAGTGACGAGTGGCGATAAGACTTACCCTGCGTTTGAAATTGCACCTAATCAATATCGGGCTTTTATCCCCACAAGTCCCCTAGAACAGGCTGGCAAGAGAACACTCCGAGTTACCGGGGACGATCAGGTGCAAAACTTATCAGTGCAAGTGCAAAAACGCACCTTTCCTGTACAGCGAATAAATCTACCACCAGGGAAAGCTGGAGTAGAAGCCACAGAACTGGAATTAAAACGTGTAGCAGCTTTTAAAGCCTTACAAACACCCGAAAAGTACTGGAGTGGCCCTTTTTTACAGCCAAACAAAGGCCGCGTGAGTACAATTTATGGTGTTCGCCGTTACTATAATGGTAAATTTGCAGATGATTATTATCATCGTGGCGTTGACTACGCTGGTGCAGCCGGTTCACCCGTAGTTGCCCCAGCTGCGGGAAAAGTGGCTTTAGTCGGCAAAGTTTCCCAAGGTTTTCGGGTTCACGGTAATGTCATTGGCATCGATCACGGTCAAGGAGTCACCAGTATTTTCATGCACCTCAGTCGCATTAATGTCAAAGAAGGCGACATTGTTAAACCAGGCCAGCTAATTGGCGCAGTTGGTTCAACGGGTGCTTCCACTGGCCCGCATTTGCACTGGGGTCTTTATGTTAATGGTGTATCGATTGATCCTACGCCTTGGCGAACTAAGGTTGTTGAATAA
- a CDS encoding DevA family ABC transporter ATP-binding protein gives MPVISIRNLDHYFGHGQLRKQVLFNINLEIYSGEIVFMTGPSGSGKTTLLTLVGGLRSAQFGSLQVLGRELCGASHQQLVESRRRNGYIFQAHNLHGSLTALQNVKMGLEFHQHIELAEMHRRSAQMLEQVGLENCLHYYPDQLSGGQKQRVAIARALVSHPQIVLADEPTAALDGQSGRDVVNLMQKLAKEQGCTILMVTHDNRILDIGDRIVHLEDGQLKSKVKVIN, from the coding sequence ATGCCAGTGATCTCGATCCGCAATCTCGACCACTATTTTGGTCATGGTCAACTCCGCAAGCAAGTTTTATTTAATATCAACCTGGAGATTTACAGTGGTGAAATAGTTTTCATGACTGGCCCCTCTGGTTCTGGGAAGACAACACTTCTCACCTTGGTGGGTGGGTTGCGTTCTGCCCAATTTGGTAGTTTGCAGGTTTTGGGGCGAGAACTTTGCGGTGCTAGTCACCAACAACTAGTAGAGTCACGACGACGTAATGGTTATATTTTTCAAGCGCATAATTTACACGGTAGTTTGACGGCACTCCAAAACGTCAAAATGGGTTTGGAATTCCACCAGCATATTGAATTAGCCGAAATGCATAGGCGTTCAGCTCAAATGTTAGAGCAAGTAGGCTTAGAAAATTGCTTGCATTACTACCCCGATCAATTATCAGGGGGACAAAAACAGCGAGTTGCGATCGCCCGTGCTTTAGTCAGTCATCCCCAAATTGTTCTAGCTGATGAACCGACTGCGGCGCTTGATGGTCAATCGGGGCGAGATGTCGTCAACCTGATGCAAAAATTGGCAAAGGAACAAGGCTGTACCATCCTCATGGTGACTCATGATAATCGGATTCTCGATATAGGCGATCGCATTGTGCATCTCGAAGACGGTCAATTAAAGTCAAAAGTTAAAGTTATCAATTAA
- a CDS encoding ABC exporter membrane fusion protein yields MVQNSKLGYRLSPKSILRLSVFISIVASLLVGSISFYAVKRLQYSGNLDTKVAAKKLPEITTVTALGRLEPKGEIIKLSATVSTQGSRVEQLLIKEGDRVKKSQIIAILDSRDRLQAALKEAQEQVKVAQANLAKTQAGAKPGEILAQQAAIARLAAERKGNIAAQIATVERFQAQVDNAAAEDNRYQQLYEQGAISASQKDSKRLALESARKNLQQAQAQLQQIQSASQQQLKEAAANLDQISEVRSVDVAAAKAEVDRAIAAMNLAQANLQQAYVRSPQAGQVFEIHSRPGEIVSDDGIANIGQTNQMYAVAEVYESDISKVHPGQRVQVVNEFLPHELQGTVDWIGLQVRRQNVINTDPASNIDARVIEVHVRLDPDSSQKAAKFTNMQVKVVIQLSKGLGTGD; encoded by the coding sequence ATGGTGCAAAACTCAAAGTTAGGGTACAGATTGTCCCCTAAATCGATTCTGCGTCTATCTGTTTTTATCAGTATAGTTGCATCTTTATTGGTTGGCAGCATCAGCTTTTATGCAGTAAAACGATTGCAATATTCTGGTAATTTAGATACAAAGGTCGCAGCGAAAAAATTACCAGAAATCACAACAGTAACAGCTTTAGGAAGACTTGAGCCAAAGGGAGAGATAATTAAACTTTCTGCTACTGTTTCTACACAAGGAAGCCGAGTAGAGCAGTTGTTGATTAAGGAAGGAGATAGAGTTAAAAAAAGTCAAATCATAGCCATTTTAGACAGTCGCGATCGCCTACAAGCAGCATTAAAAGAAGCCCAAGAACAAGTCAAAGTTGCCCAGGCAAACCTCGCTAAAACCCAAGCTGGCGCGAAACCTGGTGAAATCCTAGCCCAGCAAGCTGCGATCGCACGTTTAGCAGCAGAACGCAAAGGTAATATTGCGGCACAAATCGCTACAGTTGAACGTTTCCAGGCTCAAGTTGATAATGCCGCAGCAGAAGACAACCGCTATCAGCAGTTGTATGAACAAGGTGCAATTTCCGCTTCCCAAAAAGATAGTAAGCGTCTCGCCTTAGAAAGTGCCCGTAAAAATCTCCAACAAGCCCAAGCGCAGTTGCAGCAAATTCAATCAGCAAGCCAGCAACAACTCAAAGAAGCTGCAGCTAACCTAGATCAAATTAGCGAGGTTCGCAGCGTAGATGTTGCAGCAGCTAAAGCAGAAGTAGATCGCGCCATAGCAGCCATGAATTTAGCACAAGCAAACTTACAACAAGCTTACGTGCGATCGCCTCAAGCTGGACAAGTATTCGAGATCCATAGCCGTCCGGGAGAAATAGTTTCAGATGACGGTATCGCTAACATCGGCCAAACCAACCAAATGTATGCAGTAGCCGAAGTCTACGAAAGCGATATCAGCAAAGTACATCCAGGGCAAAGAGTGCAAGTAGTGAATGAATTTCTCCCCCATGAATTGCAGGGAACCGTCGATTGGATTGGTTTACAAGTACGCCGCCAGAATGTCATCAATACCGATCCAGCTAGCAACATTGATGCCCGAGTTATTGAAGTTCATGTACGTTTAGATCCAGACTCCAGCCAGAAAGCTGCCAAGTTTACCAATATGCAAGTCAAAGTGGTAATTCAACTATCAAAGGGGCTGGGTACTGGGGACTAG
- a CDS encoding anti-sigma factor family protein: MTTDSQFDDRSRWQIYQELADGMARPTNESTGAMDDIVKRDRFELLSAYLDGEVTAAERRQVEEWLANDAAVKCLYARLLNLRQGLRAMPVPACEQPIEKTVEQVMTRIRRRSQIVWAFGSAAVAAVVIGSLAGIIPGGDTKTLQLAQQRIEPRQEVVPEPAVPESPLMVAINNPVIEIPKAAVASPTKPVHQEAPKQGHLGQDIN; the protein is encoded by the coding sequence ATGACTACTGATTCTCAGTTTGATGACCGTTCTCGCTGGCAAATATATCAAGAGTTAGCAGATGGAATGGCTAGGCCTACCAATGAATCAACGGGTGCTATGGATGATATAGTGAAGCGCGATCGCTTCGAGTTATTAAGTGCTTACCTCGATGGCGAGGTGACAGCTGCTGAACGTCGGCAAGTAGAAGAATGGCTAGCTAACGATGCTGCCGTTAAGTGCTTGTACGCGCGATTGTTAAATCTCCGGCAAGGCTTGCGGGCAATGCCAGTTCCGGCCTGCGAACAGCCGATAGAGAAAACCGTCGAGCAAGTGATGACACGGATACGCCGACGTTCTCAGATAGTTTGGGCATTTGGCAGTGCTGCTGTTGCTGCTGTTGTTATTGGCTCACTAGCTGGAATTATTCCAGGTGGCGACACCAAAACACTACAACTGGCGCAACAACGCATAGAACCTAGACAGGAAGTTGTACCAGAACCTGCGGTTCCTGAGTCACCTTTGATGGTGGCCATCAATAACCCAGTAATCGAAATTCCCAAAGCAGCAGTTGCCTCTCCGACCAAACCAGTGCATCAAGAAGCGCCTAAACAAGGACATCTTGGGCAGGATATTAACTAA
- a CDS encoding late competence development ComFB family protein, with amino-acid sequence MSIEKIVEQALQDGYLTPAMEAEVGRICDNASELSIEEYMALDRLMGALLTGEVVAVPRKQFINVMEELVLTEAISRVAEIEATSESSLDVGDIAAYALNRLPPLYATTEEGANYQRQRAKAELQELIALQIGEAIGRNLDQPNDNRTPVVAKSTGNEVLRQVSNLLQVYAPTFEQKAQS; translated from the coding sequence ATGAGTATTGAAAAAATTGTAGAACAAGCTCTCCAGGATGGTTATTTGACACCAGCAATGGAAGCAGAAGTTGGGCGCATCTGTGATAACGCCTCTGAACTCTCAATAGAAGAGTATATGGCGCTGGATAGATTAATGGGGGCGCTATTAACTGGAGAAGTTGTGGCGGTACCTCGCAAACAATTTATTAACGTCATGGAGGAGTTAGTCTTAACAGAAGCGATCTCCCGTGTAGCGGAAATTGAAGCTACTAGCGAAAGCTCTTTAGATGTAGGCGATATTGCCGCTTATGCCCTCAACCGCCTGCCGCCCCTATATGCGACTACGGAAGAAGGTGCTAACTACCAGCGTCAGCGCGCTAAGGCAGAACTTCAAGAACTAATTGCCCTGCAAATAGGTGAAGCGATCGGTCGTAACCTCGATCAACCCAATGACAATAGAACGCCTGTTGTGGCCAAAAGCACAGGTAATGAAGTTCTCCGCCAAGTTAGTAACCTGCTCCAAGTTTACGCACCCACTTTCGAGCAAAAAGCCCAATCTTAA
- a CDS encoding AEC family transporter codes for MIENLLHAYTPLLTWIGLGLVLSRFIPESFLKLLGYGLYWVGVPLQLFVLARHTDLSHGGLIPAIAIGVLLLSLVFALLFWWGLRVSTSPKQQAENSFDDPVVRASLGSFILATILGNTGFVGLTLAQVLTGPSNMDWAVLFSVTNNVIGTYGIAVLIASYFGNREIKNHWWIQVRDLVTVPSLWAFFIGLNTQFIKLPPVVESGLEQAVWVVIAFALLLVGLRMTAIKIGNSLKMAVVASLLKVLIVPLLVGLGATYVGVIGEPRLVLVLMSGTPTGLSVLILAEVYELDRNLLASSIALTFVGLLLVLPLWLAWFS; via the coding sequence ATGATTGAAAACCTGTTACATGCTTACACTCCTCTATTGACTTGGATAGGACTAGGACTAGTGCTATCTCGGTTTATCCCCGAGAGTTTTCTCAAATTACTGGGGTATGGGCTTTATTGGGTAGGAGTTCCCCTGCAACTTTTTGTTTTAGCACGTCACACTGATTTATCTCATGGGGGGCTAATACCTGCGATCGCCATTGGAGTATTGCTGCTGAGTCTGGTTTTCGCACTGTTATTTTGGTGGGGATTGCGAGTCAGCACCAGTCCCAAACAGCAAGCAGAAAATTCATTTGATGATCCTGTGGTGCGAGCCAGTTTAGGCAGTTTTATTTTAGCTACGATTTTAGGCAACACAGGCTTTGTCGGCTTGACACTTGCACAGGTGTTAACTGGCCCTAGCAATATGGACTGGGCAGTATTATTCAGCGTTACCAACAATGTTATAGGCACCTACGGCATTGCTGTTTTAATTGCCAGCTATTTTGGTAACAGAGAAATTAAAAACCATTGGTGGATTCAGGTGCGGGATTTGGTAACTGTCCCGAGTTTGTGGGCATTTTTTATTGGGTTAAATACTCAATTTATCAAATTGCCCCCAGTCGTTGAGTCAGGGCTAGAACAAGCTGTTTGGGTAGTGATAGCTTTTGCTTTGTTGTTGGTGGGCTTACGAATGACAGCCATCAAAATCGGCAATAGTTTGAAAATGGCTGTAGTGGCCAGTCTGCTGAAAGTTTTGATTGTGCCTTTGTTGGTGGGGTTAGGCGCTACCTATGTAGGTGTAATTGGTGAACCAAGGTTAGTACTAGTACTGATGTCTGGGACACCCACCGGGCTTTCAGTACTGATTTTGGCGGAAGTTTATGAATTAGACCGAAACTTGCTAGCCAGCAGTATTGCCTTAACTTTTGTCGGATTGCTCCTAGTACTTCCTCTGTGGCTGGCTTGGTTTAGCTAA
- a CDS encoding sigma-70 family RNA polymerase sigma factor, whose product MSQSITVSWSTVDANFSEASVQVDKLSNHDLILRCQVGLRPDRAAFAELLRRYQTQVDRVLYHLAPDWADRADLAQEVWIRVYRNINRLQEPSKFRGWLSRIATNLFYDELRKRKRVVSPLSLDAPRSVDDGEMDWEIAGDTPGPEEELTTREFYEQLREAIADLPEVFRTTIVLREIEGLAYEEIAEITGVSLGTVKSRIARARSRLQAQLQNYLDA is encoded by the coding sequence ATGAGTCAATCGATTACTGTATCCTGGTCAACGGTTGATGCGAATTTTTCGGAAGCATCAGTGCAAGTTGACAAACTCTCTAATCACGATTTAATTTTGCGCTGTCAAGTCGGACTGCGCCCTGATCGTGCTGCGTTTGCAGAACTACTGCGCCGCTATCAAACTCAAGTCGATCGCGTGTTATATCACTTAGCACCAGATTGGGCTGACAGAGCTGATTTGGCTCAGGAAGTTTGGATTCGCGTGTATCGGAATATTAACCGACTACAAGAACCATCTAAATTTCGAGGCTGGTTAAGCCGGATTGCAACTAACTTGTTTTACGATGAGTTACGCAAACGCAAACGGGTTGTTAGCCCCTTGTCTTTGGATGCTCCCCGCTCAGTAGATGATGGCGAGATGGATTGGGAGATTGCGGGAGATACTCCTGGCCCAGAGGAAGAACTGACCACTAGAGAATTTTACGAGCAACTGCGAGAAGCGATCGCTGATTTACCTGAAGTATTCCGTACTACAATTGTTCTCAGAGAAATCGAAGGTTTGGCATACGAAGAAATTGCCGAAATCACTGGGGTTTCCTTAGGAACTGTGAAGTCAAGAATCGCCAGAGCTAGATCTAGATTGCAAGCTCAGTTGCAAAACTATCTAGATGCTTAA